One window from the genome of Candidatus Acidiferrales bacterium encodes:
- a CDS encoding sodium:solute symporter family protein, whose product MTSEIVPFIAWIFAAGSSIVSLDWVDSLIIGIYFIFVLVIGYYLLRFTKTGEDFFMAGRRMTMWIAGLSFVAANLGSLELMGWAASAYQYGILATHWYWVGAIPAMLFLAIVMMPFYHISKTHSVPGYLKLRYGESASMLSAVSFGFMTVLMSGINMFAMALVMKVVLGWDIHFSIWVSSITVMVYVVLGGLLSAIFNEVLQFMLIWLGALVIPILGLVEAGGWNGMVAKIHQNFPVGDYTHLWSTLGSFKDNPMGINWVGIVFGLGACISMAYWTTDFLVVQRVLAAKDLRAAKMAPIIGAGFKMMVPFIVILPGLLGLAVMPGLLPEDIAAKTAGAHSFNEVLPLMLARYAGPGLLGLGITALIAGFMSGMAGNVSAFATVWTYDIYRPAHVFFTNKEEADAYYVKIGRWCTIIGVFISIGTAYLVQQFASIMDYVQALFSFFVAPTFGIVLLGMLWKKATPKAGFWGLFAGIGSSIGMWAWVKIDPSALKYIALSSYAQPMAENMFRALWCFLIGVIITVVVSLLSKPKPESELVGLVRGCTEIPSEGNYPLYKRPIFWAGIVFAVFIALQIIFW is encoded by the coding sequence ATGACTAGCGAAATCGTGCCGTTCATCGCGTGGATATTTGCGGCCGGGTCAAGCATCGTCTCACTCGATTGGGTTGACTCGCTCATAATTGGAATATATTTCATTTTCGTCCTAGTAATAGGTTACTATCTGTTGAGATTTACGAAGACCGGTGAAGATTTTTTCATGGCGGGCCGAAGAATGACGATGTGGATCGCCGGTCTTTCATTCGTTGCCGCAAATTTGGGTTCGCTTGAATTAATGGGCTGGGCGGCATCGGCTTATCAATATGGAATTCTGGCAACGCATTGGTACTGGGTCGGCGCGATTCCCGCAATGCTTTTTCTTGCAATCGTCATGATGCCTTTCTATCACATCAGCAAGACACACTCTGTACCAGGATACCTGAAACTAAGATACGGCGAAAGCGCAAGCATGCTTTCCGCGGTTTCTTTCGGTTTTATGACAGTACTCATGAGCGGCATCAACATGTTTGCGATGGCTTTGGTTATGAAAGTCGTGCTTGGCTGGGATATTCATTTTAGCATTTGGGTTTCATCCATTACCGTCATGGTCTACGTCGTTCTTGGAGGTTTGCTTTCGGCGATATTCAACGAAGTGTTGCAGTTCATGCTTATCTGGCTCGGGGCTCTCGTAATACCGATACTGGGTCTGGTGGAGGCCGGTGGTTGGAACGGAATGGTCGCAAAAATTCACCAGAATTTTCCCGTGGGTGACTACACGCATCTCTGGAGTACCCTTGGTTCCTTCAAAGACAACCCGATGGGGATCAACTGGGTCGGCATAGTGTTTGGGCTGGGAGCGTGCATCTCGATGGCATACTGGACGACCGATTTTCTTGTGGTTCAGAGGGTCCTGGCCGCGAAAGATTTGCGAGCGGCGAAGATGGCTCCGATCATTGGCGCCGGATTCAAGATGATGGTTCCGTTCATTGTGATATTGCCCGGGTTGCTCGGCCTCGCAGTGATGCCGGGACTCTTGCCCGAGGATATAGCTGCGAAGACAGCCGGTGCGCACAGTTTCAACGAAGTCCTTCCGCTTATGCTCGCAAGATACGCCGGTCCCGGATTGTTGGGGCTCGGAATTACGGCCCTGATTGCCGGGTTCATGTCAGGCATGGCGGGAAATGTCAGTGCATTTGCGACCGTATGGACCTATGATATATACAGACCCGCGCATGTTTTTTTCACGAATAAAGAAGAAGCGGATGCGTATTACGTTAAGATAGGAAGATGGTGTACCATCATAGGTGTCTTCATAAGTATTGGAACAGCTTATCTCGTGCAGCAGTTTGCGAGCATCATGGATTATGTGCAGGCATTGTTCAGCTTCTTCGTCGCACCTACGTTCGGTATCGTTCTTCTCGGAATGCTTTGGAAAAAGGCCACTCCGAAGGCCGGCTTCTGGGGATTGTTTGCCGGGATCGGTTCTTCCATCGGAATGTGGGCGTGGGTGAAAATTGATCCGAGCGCATTAAAATACATCGCGCTATCCTCGTATGCGCAGCCGATGGCGGAAAACATGTTCCGTGCTTTGTGGTGTTTCTTAATTGGCGTGATTATTACAGTCGTTGTAAGTCTGCTTTCAAAACCAAAGCCTGAGTCCGAGCTAGTCGGGCTTGTCCGTGGCTGCACCGAAATACCGTCCGAAGGAAACTACCCGTTGTACAAGCGGCCAATATTCTGGGCAGGCATTGTGTTCGCTGTATTTATCGCACTACAAATAATTTTCTGGTAA
- a CDS encoding sugar kinase has translation MSEKVVTIGEIMLRLSTPGYSRFVQSQQFDINFGGGEANVAVALSNYGFDSYFISRLPKHEIGQSAVNSLRRYGVKTDYIVRGGDRIGIYFLETGASQRGSKVIYDRANSAVNELAEDELDWEKVFKDARWFHWTGITPALGEKAQKTLKTACAAAKKNGVMVSADLNYRAKLWTTQKAQSVMTPLMEYVDVCIANEEDAEKSLGMKAGITNVDEGTLDQEGYFELAMKLKEKFHFKTVAITLRESYSASQNGWSAIMHDDKDCKEPRRSKKYDVFIVDRVGGGDSFASGLIYGLLRKSSTREALEFAVAASCLKQTIPGDFNLVSVDEVEKLAGGSASGRVER, from the coding sequence ATGTCTGAAAAAGTCGTTACGATAGGCGAAATAATGCTTCGGCTATCTACTCCGGGTTATTCACGATTTGTGCAATCGCAGCAGTTCGACATAAATTTCGGCGGCGGCGAAGCAAACGTTGCCGTGGCTCTGTCGAATTACGGATTCGACAGCTATTTCATTTCCCGACTTCCCAAGCATGAGATCGGGCAATCTGCCGTTAACAGCCTGCGGAGGTACGGTGTGAAGACGGACTACATCGTACGTGGCGGCGATAGAATTGGAATTTATTTTCTGGAAACAGGTGCCAGCCAAAGAGGATCGAAGGTCATCTATGATAGGGCTAACTCTGCGGTCAACGAACTTGCCGAAGACGAGCTCGATTGGGAAAAAGTTTTCAAAGATGCCAGGTGGTTTCACTGGACAGGTATCACTCCTGCACTTGGAGAGAAAGCGCAGAAGACATTGAAAACGGCTTGCGCAGCGGCCAAGAAGAACGGAGTCATGGTCAGTGCGGACTTAAATTATCGGGCGAAATTATGGACGACACAGAAGGCGCAATCGGTGATGACTCCACTCATGGAGTATGTCGATGTCTGCATTGCAAACGAAGAAGATGCCGAGAAGAGTCTCGGCATGAAGGCAGGGATTACAAATGTTGACGAAGGCACGCTCGATCAAGAGGGGTACTTTGAACTTGCGATGAAGTTGAAGGAAAAATTTCATTTCAAGACGGTAGCAATTACACTCCGAGAGAGTTATTCGGCTTCACAAAACGGGTGGAGCGCCATCATGCACGACGACAAAGACTGCAAGGAGCCACGTCGGTCAAAGAAATACGATGTTTTCATAGTAGACCGAGTCGGCGGCGGGGACTCTTTTGCCAGCGGGTTGATCTACGGTCTGCTCAGAAAAAGCAGCACAAGGGAAGCGCTCGAGTTTGCCGTCGCTGCTTCTTGCCTGAAGCAGACAATTCCCGGAGATTTCAATTTGGTTTCGGTCGATGAGGTTGAAAAACTCGCAGGCGGGAGCGCTTCAGGAAGAGTTGAAAGGTGA
- a CDS encoding bifunctional 4-hydroxy-2-oxoglutarate aldolase/2-dehydro-3-deoxy-phosphogluconate aldolase, giving the protein MNKDQIVKSIIDAGAVAVIRLSDSKKLLRVAEAIYRGGVSGIEITMTVPNAIQVIENASREIGSYMILGVGTVLDPETAKRAIDAGATYVVSPIFKKEIIDVAHRNGVPAMPGAFTPTEIQTAYECGADIVKVFPADVVGMPFFKGILAPMPHLRLMPTGGVTLTNAGDWLKAGACAVGVGTALLDKNAIASENYQVLTDNAKVLMESISNARGERRS; this is encoded by the coding sequence ATGAATAAAGACCAAATAGTAAAGTCCATAATAGATGCGGGAGCAGTTGCGGTCATAAGATTATCTGACTCTAAGAAACTCCTCAGAGTAGCTGAGGCGATTTACAGAGGAGGAGTCTCTGGGATTGAAATTACCATGACGGTCCCCAACGCGATCCAGGTGATCGAAAATGCGAGCAGGGAAATAGGAAGTTATATGATCCTCGGAGTTGGAACCGTACTGGATCCGGAGACCGCGAAGAGAGCGATAGATGCTGGAGCAACGTATGTCGTCAGCCCGATATTCAAGAAGGAAATAATCGACGTGGCACACAGGAACGGTGTTCCCGCGATGCCGGGTGCTTTCACTCCGACTGAAATCCAGACGGCATATGAATGCGGAGCAGACATTGTGAAGGTCTTTCCTGCGGATGTTGTAGGAATGCCGTTCTTCAAAGGAATACTAGCGCCGATGCCGCATCTCAGGCTTATGCCGACAGGAGGGGTAACTCTGACCAACGCGGGCGACTGGCTCAAGGCCGGCGCATGCGCGGTCGGCGTCGGAACGGCTCTTCTAGATAAGAACGCAATTGCATCCGAGAATTATCAAGTTCTCACCGACAACGCAAAAGTTTTGATGGAAAGCATCTCGAACGCGAGAGGAGAAAGGAGATCGTAA
- a CDS encoding LacI family DNA-binding transcriptional regulator, with protein sequence MKKKTHITLYDIAKRLNVSKVTVSKALRGHPDISRETTKEVKKIAEELGYTPNFAARNLSSQKSNTIGVVVPKIAHFFFSSVIEAIYDAAFNNNYDIALMVSQEDSSREKKHIDTLLAMRVDGIIVSITQQTKDKAIFEKVLSRNVPLVFMDRVVEMKGTSQVTVDDRGGAFNAVEQAIRKGYKKIAHLGGYREINIGKDRYAGFVDAMKQYDLPVNPGWVVFGGFGEDNGYNGFMEFYRTGNMPEFIFAVTYPVALGVYTAAAEVGMKIPDDIDLICFGNSSVSRFIKPEISYVNQPTDVLGKTAVDLVLEHIRDYENYRPKRIQIPTNLVLRETCVKKKGVGLAVIS encoded by the coding sequence TTGAAAAAGAAAACACACATCACGCTCTACGACATAGCCAAAAGGCTGAACGTTTCAAAGGTCACCGTCTCAAAAGCGCTTAGAGGACATCCGGATATTTCGAGAGAGACGACAAAAGAGGTGAAGAAAATCGCGGAGGAGCTGGGATACACTCCGAATTTTGCTGCGAGGAATCTCTCTTCCCAGAAATCAAATACGATAGGTGTCGTGGTGCCCAAAATCGCGCACTTTTTTTTCAGCTCCGTAATCGAGGCAATTTATGATGCGGCCTTTAATAATAATTACGATATTGCATTGATGGTCTCTCAAGAAGACTCTTCAAGAGAAAAGAAGCATATCGACACTCTGCTGGCTATGAGAGTCGATGGGATCATAGTTTCCATAACCCAACAAACTAAAGACAAGGCTATATTTGAAAAAGTCCTGAGTCGGAATGTTCCGTTAGTCTTTATGGATAGAGTTGTTGAGATGAAAGGTACGAGCCAGGTTACGGTGGATGATCGGGGGGGGGCGTTTAATGCGGTGGAGCAGGCGATAAGAAAAGGCTACAAAAAGATCGCACATCTTGGCGGCTACAGAGAAATAAACATTGGTAAAGACAGGTATGCTGGTTTTGTCGATGCGATGAAGCAATACGACTTGCCGGTCAATCCGGGCTGGGTTGTCTTCGGCGGTTTTGGAGAAGACAACGGCTACAACGGCTTTATGGAATTCTACCGGACCGGGAACATGCCTGAGTTTATTTTCGCCGTTACTTATCCCGTCGCGCTCGGCGTGTACACTGCCGCTGCTGAAGTAGGAATGAAAATTCCCGATGACATAGATCTAATCTGTTTTGGCAACAGCAGCGTGAGCCGGTTCATCAAACCGGAGATTTCTTATGTAAATCAACCGACCGATGTACTTGGCAAAACGGCTGTCGATCTCGTGTTAGAGCACATTCGTGACTATGAAAACTACAGGCCAAAGCGCATTCAAATCCCAACCAATCTGGTTTTACGGGAGACATGCGTGAAGAAAAAGGGTGTTGGCTTGGCCGTTATCTCTTAG
- the uxaC gene encoding glucuronate isomerase, giving the protein MKTSKLNSYRFFDPDPKVRQIAFELYKGVKDLPIISPHGHVDAKLLADNEPFPDPTELILIPDHYLFRMLYSQGIDLESLGIPTIDGTEVEKDHRKIWQVFADNYHLFDASPSSAWLDYTFEKVFGMEGKLNSKNAMKFYDAIRKKLQTKSFLPRSLFEKFNIEVLTTTDAASSSLEYHKKLRESGWNRRVIPCFRPDAAVNILSPGWKKEIDSLGEISATQIFDYKTFIKVLENRREFFKSTGCVSTDQGIESPHAHRLSESEAEAIFNRALKGTASEKDSSAFTAHMLMEMARMSADDGLVMQIHAGAMRNHDKRIFSRFGADKGGDIPVRTEYVRSMHEFLNEFGDNPKLTVVLFTLDETTYSRELAPLAGVYPAVKLGAPWWFHDSLQGMIRYRESVTETAGIYNTVGFTDDTRAFMSIPARHDLARRMDANFLAGMVARHIVTKEDAKVMARAMAYELAKKAYKL; this is encoded by the coding sequence ATGAAAACTTCAAAGCTCAACAGCTATCGTTTTTTTGATCCCGATCCGAAAGTCAGGCAGATCGCCTTCGAATTATACAAGGGCGTGAAGGATCTACCCATCATCAGTCCCCACGGTCATGTCGATGCGAAGCTCCTGGCCGACAACGAGCCTTTCCCCGATCCGACGGAATTGATACTCATACCCGACCACTATCTTTTCCGGATGCTTTATTCGCAGGGAATTGACCTGGAGTCGCTCGGAATCCCGACCATTGACGGTACGGAGGTGGAGAAGGATCACAGAAAAATCTGGCAGGTCTTTGCCGACAATTATCATTTATTTGACGCGTCGCCGAGTAGCGCATGGCTGGATTATACTTTTGAAAAAGTTTTCGGCATGGAAGGAAAGTTGAATTCCAAGAATGCGATGAAGTTTTACGATGCCATCCGGAAGAAACTGCAGACCAAGAGCTTTCTGCCTCGGTCTTTGTTCGAGAAATTTAATATCGAAGTCCTCACGACGACTGACGCGGCATCCAGCAGTCTGGAATATCACAAGAAATTAAGAGAGTCTGGATGGAATCGAAGAGTTATCCCATGTTTTCGTCCCGACGCGGCCGTAAATATTCTCTCGCCGGGCTGGAAAAAAGAGATCGACTCACTTGGTGAGATTTCCGCCACACAAATTTTCGATTACAAAACCTTTATCAAAGTTCTGGAAAATCGCCGCGAATTCTTTAAGTCGACGGGATGCGTGTCGACAGACCAGGGCATTGAAAGCCCGCATGCTCATAGACTGTCGGAAAGCGAAGCTGAAGCAATCTTTAATCGTGCCCTTAAAGGAACCGCGAGTGAGAAAGATTCCTCCGCATTTACCGCGCATATGTTGATGGAGATGGCCCGGATGAGCGCCGATGACGGGCTTGTCATGCAGATCCATGCCGGCGCGATGCGGAATCACGACAAGAGAATTTTCAGCAGATTCGGAGCTGACAAGGGAGGAGACATCCCGGTTCGGACAGAGTATGTACGCAGCATGCACGAATTTCTGAACGAATTCGGTGACAATCCGAAGCTTACGGTCGTCCTTTTTACTCTTGATGAGACCACTTATTCGAGGGAGCTTGCACCGCTGGCAGGAGTCTACCCTGCAGTTAAGCTGGGTGCACCATGGTGGTTCCATGACAGCCTTCAAGGAATGATAAGATACCGCGAGAGTGTAACAGAGACCGCCGGAATTTATAACACTGTTGGTTTTACCGACGACACACGCGCGTTTATGTCTATCCCTGCAAGACACGACTTAGCCCGCAGGATGGATGCAAATTTCCTTGCCGGTATGGTGGCACGCCATATTGTGACGAAGGAAGACGCGAAGGTGATGGCGAGGGCCATGGCATATGAACTTGCAAAGAAAGCTTATAAGCTTTAG
- a CDS encoding DUF4350 domain-containing protein codes for MKRTLQIFLLMLTAGFSGNVYRDAEVRVFLIGDSTMADKPLADNPERGWGQMIPMFFDDRVAVLNYAKNGRSTKSFIDQGLWQSVLDQIKNGDYVFIQFGHNDEKKEDTSRYAEPHTAYKQNLLKFVRESREKGAVPILVTPVDRRKFDDNGKCINTHGDYPAVVKEIARDENVPLIDLQARDETLFDGLGPDGSEKIFLWIPPGKYRLLPEGKQDDTHFTQYGAIQIAALVVSGIRELEVPLKNFLKQDTSMVNVGEGKKIGLDYYFNNEWKKDKDGKERRFHYVWEDTENTGYSQLGDILTQLDAELTELDSAPTENDLSKLGLYIIVDPDTPLESPHPNYIDDKSVEAIVNWVSRGGVLVLFANDSGNCEFANLNRLAEHFGIHFNQDSRNHVGGKNYDDGAFVDFPGSPIFKGVKKIFLKEISTLSISGQAKAELVDKSDVIMASAKFGKGFVFAVGDPWFYNEYMDNRKLPDDFENRIAARNLFAWLLQKAPVSN; via the coding sequence ATGAAGAGAACGCTTCAGATATTTCTTCTAATGTTGACGGCGGGATTTTCCGGCAACGTGTACCGCGACGCCGAAGTGAGAGTTTTTCTGATCGGAGACTCGACGATGGCCGATAAACCCCTCGCCGACAATCCGGAGAGAGGCTGGGGACAAATGATCCCGATGTTCTTTGACGACAGGGTCGCTGTCTTGAATTATGCGAAGAACGGGAGGAGCACAAAAAGCTTCATAGACCAGGGACTCTGGCAATCGGTGCTGGACCAGATAAAGAACGGCGATTACGTTTTCATTCAGTTTGGTCATAATGACGAGAAGAAAGAGGACACATCCCGGTACGCTGAGCCCCATACGGCATACAAACAGAATCTGCTGAAATTTGTCCGGGAGTCAAGGGAGAAAGGCGCCGTTCCGATTTTGGTCACTCCGGTTGATCGCCGTAAGTTCGATGACAATGGGAAATGCATCAACACTCACGGGGACTATCCGGCAGTGGTCAAAGAGATCGCGAGAGACGAGAACGTTCCGCTGATCGATCTTCAAGCCAGAGATGAGACGCTGTTCGACGGGCTCGGGCCCGATGGATCGGAGAAAATTTTTCTCTGGATACCGCCCGGAAAATATCGGCTTTTGCCGGAGGGGAAACAAGACGACACGCATTTTACACAATACGGCGCAATCCAGATTGCCGCTCTCGTTGTTAGCGGAATCAGAGAATTGGAGGTTCCGCTGAAAAACTTTTTGAAGCAGGACACTTCGATGGTAAATGTCGGTGAGGGCAAAAAGATAGGTCTCGATTATTATTTCAACAACGAATGGAAAAAGGATAAGGATGGGAAAGAGCGCCGCTTCCATTACGTCTGGGAAGATACGGAGAACACGGGTTACTCTCAACTTGGGGATATTCTGACGCAGCTCGATGCAGAGTTGACGGAACTCGATTCTGCCCCCACGGAAAATGACTTGAGCAAGTTAGGTCTTTACATTATAGTCGATCCCGATACGCCTCTTGAAAGTCCGCACCCGAATTACATCGACGATAAATCTGTCGAAGCGATCGTGAATTGGGTGAGCCGCGGCGGGGTTCTTGTCCTCTTTGCGAACGATAGCGGCAACTGCGAGTTTGCCAATCTTAACAGACTCGCCGAACATTTCGGAATTCATTTTAATCAAGATAGCCGGAATCATGTAGGGGGAAAGAATTACGACGACGGCGCATTTGTCGATTTCCCGGGAAGCCCAATATTCAAAGGCGTTAAAAAGATCTTTCTGAAAGAGATCAGCACTTTGAGTATTTCAGGGCAGGCAAAGGCGGAGCTTGTCGATAAGAGTGATGTCATCATGGCGTCGGCAAAATTCGGAAAAGGATTTGTCTTTGCGGTGGGCGACCCGTGGTTCTATAATGAATACATGGACAATAGAAAACTCCCTGATGATTTTGAAAACAGAATTGCGGCGCGAAATTTATTCGCGTGGCTTCTTCAGAAAGCGCCGGTGTCCAATTGA
- a CDS encoding PorV/PorQ family protein: MRSKRVFEIVLALLVTTSVGTRAQVNLNKLGQSTMDFLLVSVSPEASGMGEAYSAFGTGADAMFYNPAGLAEMNTTYNASVNFTQWIADINYYAGAISWKIGNYGVVGVNLLSVDYGTLIGTTIDVQKGYLDTGPIPNVGAYSFGISYAKAISSQFMVGGTVKYAGQNLGVNNFVDGTSVKNDAAKLAFDIGVKYYTSFNDFRFGMAIRNFASDVTREVYAEQLPLLFTVGGAIDLMDFVDQNHDKGTALTLAADFLHPNNYSERFNLGMEYKVLGMLALRGGYQTNRDIQSWSAGAGFNVQVGGTAWEVNYSFSKMDVFTNVNRFSLVASF; encoded by the coding sequence ATGAGATCGAAAAGAGTTTTTGAGATAGTGCTTGCATTGCTGGTGACAACTTCAGTGGGTACGCGCGCGCAGGTTAACTTGAACAAGCTTGGGCAGAGCACGATGGATTTCCTCCTTGTGAGTGTCTCTCCGGAAGCCAGCGGGATGGGAGAAGCTTATTCCGCATTCGGGACCGGCGCCGATGCAATGTTTTACAACCCCGCGGGATTGGCGGAGATGAACACCACATACAACGCGTCCGTAAATTTTACACAGTGGATCGCTGACATCAATTACTATGCTGGCGCGATCTCCTGGAAGATCGGAAACTACGGCGTCGTCGGTGTAAATCTCCTTTCCGTCGACTATGGAACGCTTATCGGAACCACTATCGATGTGCAGAAAGGGTACCTCGATACAGGCCCGATACCGAACGTAGGAGCATATTCTTTCGGCATAAGTTATGCGAAAGCGATCAGCAGCCAGTTCATGGTTGGGGGCACCGTGAAATACGCCGGACAGAATCTCGGCGTTAACAATTTTGTAGACGGGACTTCCGTCAAGAACGACGCTGCAAAACTGGCCTTTGACATCGGCGTGAAATACTATACATCCTTCAACGATTTTAGGTTCGGAATGGCGATACGGAATTTTGCGTCCGACGTGACACGCGAAGTATATGCCGAACAACTCCCGTTATTGTTCACGGTCGGCGGAGCAATCGATTTGATGGATTTCGTGGATCAGAACCACGACAAGGGAACTGCACTCACGCTCGCTGCCGACTTCCTTCATCCGAATAATTATTCCGAAAGATTCAACCTCGGTATGGAATACAAAGTTCTCGGCATGCTTGCGCTCAGAGGAGGTTACCAAACGAATCGTGATATCCAGTCATGGTCCGCTGGCGCCGGATTTAATGTGCAAGTCGGCGGGACAGCTTGGGAAGTTAATTATTCTTTTTCTAAGATGGATGTATTTACTAATGTGAACAGGTTTTCTCTAGTGGCGTCTTTCTAG